In Citrus sinensis cultivar Valencia sweet orange chromosome 3, DVS_A1.0, whole genome shotgun sequence, the sequence CATAACAAAACAATAGATAAACACTCAAAAATGTGTATGTGTACATGTATATgtatacacacatacacacatatatatatatacgggCCTCCGCCCTAAGTTATAGAATCTCGATGCACCAATTGATATatcatttgtttaattatattattgatgATGCAAAGGTAcaaaaagaatcaaatgatGATAGTGtatgtaatatttaatttatttaaattatttgtccATTAAACTCGAATTTATTTAGGGTGCATTTGGCAGCATAAAATACCCTAAATTGCATTGCATTAAAACAGTATTCTTATACTAACACATTTGGccgtaattttttaattctattgcgttgcattaaaaaaatagctaATATAATTAAAGGCGCATAAAATTAACCTATGGAAAGTAGGTTTAAGTTGTATTGCGTTGAAACACGGTTCATATTTTAAGTACAAccatttaacttttattattcataaagtataataaatttaattttgttaaacattattttatatataataaatttatatcaatttaagttttatatcattaaatattaatttaatttacataataatataaattattagttagcctaactatttaataaataaatgataataaattattttactttcattacATAAACtcactttaattattttccttaaatatgtaaaatgtattttaattttatttataatttattatttactaaaataaaaaaaatttataacctaatattaaatgttaatataatataattatattttatattttataattttaaattatactctattattataactaatatatagaaataaattatattataatattatattataatttattaatattattacagtattttatattttataatagtatattgttaatcattttataatataaaaataataaatttcaaaaaattaataataaaacctattaagaaatttttaatttatttataatattaataataaaatgataataatttaattttatataaaatcagCTATACTACACTAAATATGTAttgaattacaatttaatataatatgtCCTAATAAATGCACCACAAGTACAATACAATACGTGAGATGCACCCTCAAGGACTATTTGATCTTGCATTTTATATGGGCAATCATTTCATGTATGTAATTATTCGCTCATTTGTAATTTGAttgatgttatttttataattttatatatagttCAGCTATGTGAAACCAATATGTGAAATATGACGCGCCATTACTATCTGGGCATTTGGTTTTAGTTATATATCATGGGATTAGATAACTTTAGTATAAAATAATCCTTATATCATGTTtggtgtaaaaaaaaaagtaaagttaGGATAACAATAATGGACCCACTACTTAATCCCAATAGTGGCAAATTTTCATCCTAAGAGATGCCTGATATTACATTTTCTAAGTTAAAACTTTGTCCTCTACTATTCATgggattaaaaattataacatgttaaatattaaaaaaaattaagggaagattttgcttttttttttttataaatttatcaataattattgatttaagttaGATTATATTACATGTCATTTTAAAGTAAATCTAagatgattttaataaaataatatataagacATAATATTAGTTACTAACTAATCTCATGTCATAACAAATATGagacataattatttatagtttAATCCAATATTACACCAGacacaatataaaattatatataatacaatattattttatctaatattATCTTATCTAATTTGATCTAATACAACCCAATTCAATCCGGCACAGCGTACGAGCCTTCtgtatgttattattatattaataataaaaagagttaatataaaaatattgttgtaatttttgtacGCGCGACTGGTCACTGATTttggtgaaaaagaaaaaatttgagaCGGAGCTTTAGAAAAAGGCGGAACTAGCCAAGTAGCCAAAAATGTGAGCTCAAATGTTCGCGTTGCTTCGAAAACCTCCAAAAAATCACTTTCACTTCTTCTGTATTTACCGAGATCTTTCACCTCTCACCACCACCTCACCGGCACCGTTACCACCGGCAGCTGCCGACCCAGCCGCCTTAGCCAGCCTCATACTGACCTCCACCGACCCACGTACCCTAACCCAGACCCTCCACTGCCCCAGTCTCCATTGGACCCCACAACTCGTCGACCAAATTATCAAACGCCTCTGGAACCATGCCCTCAAAGCCCTCCACTTCTTCAATATCCTCTCCTACCACCCAACTTACGCTCACTCCCGCTCCTCCTTTGACCACGCCATTGACCTCGCTGCCCGCCTGCGCGACTACAGGACCGTATGGATCCTCGTGCACCGTATGAAATCGCTCCGCCTTGGCCCCACCCAGAAAACATTCGCAATCATCGCCGAAAGGTATGTCTCTGCTGGGAAAGCTGATAGAGCTGTCAAGATTTTCTTGTCAATGCATGAACATGGTTGTCGGCAAAGCTTGAATTCTTTTAATACCATTCTTGATCTGTTgtgtaaagagaaaaaagtcGAAAAGGcttataatttgtttaagGTTTTTAGGGGGAAATTTAAGGCCGATGTTATTAGTTATAATGTGATTGCAAATGGGTGGTGTTTAGTTAAGAGGACTAACAAGGCCTTGGAGGTTTTGAAGGAGATGGTTGATAGAGGATTGAACCCGAATTTGACAACTTATAATATAGTACTTAAAGGGTATTTTAGAGCTGGTCAAATTGAGGAAGCGTGGAGGTTCTTTTTGGAGATGAAGAAGAGGAAATGTGAAATTGATGTTGTTACTTATACTACAATTGTTCATGGGTTTGGAATTGTGGGTGAGATTAAGAGAGCTCGAAATGTTTTTGATGGGATGGTCAACGGTGGTGTGCTTCCATCAGTTGCAACTTATAACGCCATGATTCAGGTTTTGTGTAAGAAGGACTCTGTGGAGAATGCTATATTGGTTTTTGAGGAGATGGTGAGGAAGGGTTATATGCCCAACTCAACAACTTATAATGTGGTTATTAGAGGGTTGTGTCACGCAGGCGAAATGGAAAGAGCCTTGGAATTTGTGGGAAGAATGAAGGATGATGAGTGTGAGCCAAATGTGCAGACTTACAATATTTTGATCCGATATTTTTGTGATGCTGGAGAGATTGAAAGGGGTTTGGAGTTGTTTGAGAAGATGGGTAGTGGGGTTTGCTTGCCAAATTTAGATAcgtacaatattttaattagttcaaTGTTTGTGAGGAAGAAATCAGATGATTTGCTGGTGGCTGGGAAGTTGTTGATTGAAATGGTTGATAGAGGATTCATGCCAAGGAAGTTCACTTTCAATCGAGTTTTGAATGGGCTTCTACTAATTGGTAATCAAGGTCTAGCCAAAGAGATTCTGAGATTGCAGAGCAGATGTGGCCGTCTTCCTCGCCAATTCAAACTTTGAGGTCAATCAGTATTCACATTTGCTCATGAACCAAGTCCGTTTGGGATTCTGTGCCGCTCAGAGGACTGCTTGCCATTTGAATTTGCTGTGATGTGCTAGTTCAGTAGGCACTTGAGTATTGGGTTTTACTGCTTACTTCTCAAAGCAGTTGAGAGAATGAATACTATTACGAGGGTAGTGATAGAGGGGACTTTGAAAGTCTGAAGACTCTCCAGATTCTGGTGGAGGCACCACATCATCTTCCAATggttttggaaaaaaaataaaataaagtaccATTCTGCGTAGCAGCACTGGATATTGAGTGATGTTGATGTCATGGTTTCAATCAAGTCATGAGGTTTGCCTGCATTCTTCCTTCTTTGCCATTTTGTGTTACTATGATTATCACCACCgatttgaaaaatgatgtCTGGATCATTTAGGTAGAAGAAACTGTCGCTTATTGTcactctttttcctttttgtgtgtgtttggAATCTACATTGCTCTAATACTTGAGTATGATCATAGCatgtttcaaatttaatgCACTGAATTGCTGTCATAGTCAGTTTGCATTATCTTCTTTGGATAAGGGCTGCTTTTAAATAATTCTTGATGAGTATCAAAACTTCTGACTcaactttttataattgttgttCATATTAACAACATTATACATGTTCCCAATAAGAAAAGGCATATGTGGCCCATGATAGTGGCAGCTGGTTTTTCTGCAAGCTAAACAGTGCTATTAAGTTGTCTTTTAAATGTCTGTGGCTTTGTCTATGTTCCAATTTAACTTAGATTCTAAAATTTTGCACACATTCTAATGGAACGGTTTGATATGACCTTGGCTATGCAGTGGTTATTGCCTTAATCCTTGGAGGAGGGAACTAAAGGCTACCAAATGCATCATTTGATGCCTGTGGCATTGATCTCAATTGTCTATGTGCCAATTTGACTAAAATTTTGCACACATTCTAATGGAACTGTTAGATATGACCTTTGATATGCAGTGGTTATTGCCTTAATCCTTGGAGTGAGGGCACTAAAGGCTACCAAATGCATCATCCGATACCTGACCTCGCTTATCTCTATATCCTTGGAACATACACATGGAACCATGCGCCAGTAGAAGGGGACGTTGACAACCCACCTCACTATGAAATGAGATaggggtgtgtgtgtgtaaaataCATCCTACTCGGTTGAGTCTGTTATCATGTAATAAACTCAAATTATATATTGCTTTCAATTAGATAAgcaattttattatgttgacATAGTTCCTTGCTTCTATCATCTGACCAATTGCATGTTCTGTTGTCTAATACAAAACATTTATCTCTAGTATCActtatttgttttgaattaGCATCCTGAGACATTACTGTCCTAATGCGCATTACTGATGTCATTCAGAGTGGTGTTTAAAAAAAGGTAGATGATGCCAGCAAGATCTCTGCATTAATCTTTACTTGAGAGATTAAGCTAAAACATTGAAGTTTCAAAGAGGCACTGATCACAGAATTCATTGTCACCCATCGTCTTAAAATGATTCTTTCGACTTTTGCTACGCTCCTGGCTAGAAAACTCTTTCCAGATTTCACATAAGTAGCCAatagtcaaaatttttattccaaCAGCCAAATctcaatttacaaatgggtgctgaactattttaaatttaaatgtcgGTGTTTCTACttgaaatttggaaaacagtaaaaagagaaatcatgacaataaatcaataataaaggGAAATACACGGAGAGCCCAAAAGTAACCTTTGGTGTGGGATATGTGGAGCTCTATCATAGGAT encodes:
- the LOC102616099 gene encoding pentatricopeptide repeat-containing protein At1g74900, mitochondrial; this encodes MFALLRKPPKNHFHFFCIYRDLSPLTTTSPAPLPPAAADPAALASLILTSTDPRTLTQTLHCPSLHWTPQLVDQIIKRLWNHALKALHFFNILSYHPTYAHSRSSFDHAIDLAARLRDYRTVWILVHRMKSLRLGPTQKTFAIIAERYVSAGKADRAVKIFLSMHEHGCRQSLNSFNTILDLLCKEKKVEKAYNLFKVFRGKFKADVISYNVIANGWCLVKRTNKALEVLKEMVDRGLNPNLTTYNIVLKGYFRAGQIEEAWRFFLEMKKRKCEIDVVTYTTIVHGFGIVGEIKRARNVFDGMVNGGVLPSVATYNAMIQVLCKKDSVENAILVFEEMVRKGYMPNSTTYNVVIRGLCHAGEMERALEFVGRMKDDECEPNVQTYNILIRYFCDAGEIERGLELFEKMGSGVCLPNLDTYNILISSMFVRKKSDDLLVAGKLLIEMVDRGFMPRKFTFNRVLNGLLLIGNQGLAKEILRLQSRCGRLPRQFKL